A portion of the Gammaproteobacteria bacterium genome contains these proteins:
- a CDS encoding MazG family protein, producing the protein MSKKPCTGNGPQSVLDGVDACLPALAHAMEFQHRVAAVGFDWPQVSQVLEKIEEELQEIRHEIKQVAGHDRLEDEIGDLLFVCVNLARHMKVNPEAALQRANAKFERRFRRIEELLAQRGRGPDESNLEEMDDLWNQVKSEERA; encoded by the coding sequence ATGAGTAAAAAACCCTGCACCGGAAACGGGCCACAGAGCGTGCTCGATGGCGTGGATGCCTGTCTGCCTGCGCTCGCGCACGCCATGGAGTTTCAGCACCGCGTTGCTGCCGTCGGCTTCGATTGGCCGCAGGTAAGCCAGGTGCTGGAAAAGATCGAGGAGGAGCTGCAGGAGATCCGCCACGAGATCAAGCAAGTCGCAGGCCACGACCGGCTGGAGGATGAAATCGGCGATCTGCTGTTTGTGTGCGTCAATCTCGCGCGCCACATGAAGGTGAATCCGGAGGCCGCGTTGCAGCGGGCCAACGCCAAATTCGAGCGCCGCTTTCGCCGCATTGAGGAGCTACTCGCGCAACGCGGGCGTGGGCCGGACGAGTCCAACCTGGAAGAGATGGACGACCTGTGGAATCAGGTGAAGTCCGAGGAAAGGGCCTGA
- a CDS encoding AMP-binding protein codes for MLLTHILERSTQEFPERTALVMRMGYRTVTLNYREAYELARRIACLLQQHGVMPGDRVIVLAPNSPYWICVFWATLLCGAAIVPLNIQSTARMIADIASHTGAKVIFKYRYLKEALPGGVPVYDIEFIKEDVAGIDAAAFKKVQAAEHDLVEIMYTSGTTGEPKGVMLTHANLYSNVTAIAAGIPLTPQDRLLSILPLSHILEQTAGFLLPFSAGARIVFTPTPAAIAGLLPQHRITKMVAVPEFLKVMMSKIEERAAARGFPLAALRNLAQRLPLKSLQRLLFFPVHRTFGGRLETIACGGAPLDVALEKKWEALGITLLQGYGLTETSPVVTNNTRKHHRSGSVGRVLPGVAVKIADDGEILVKGLNVFSGYFNDEQKTRAVFDAEGWFHTGDIGAVDQDGFLFIKGRKKYVIMGPGAQNVYPEDIECELNKIAGVKDSCVVGLDRPGGQVDIHAVLLLDAAVPEAPQAADIIAAVNQHLASYQRITSGSLWPLDDFPRSATHKIKREPVLAHLITHVTDGEKAAPGGEKTILMRLLASLTGQPLARINDATQLVADLNLDSLLRIELVMRLEETFGVAIDETAITHTTTVAQLEVMTRAGTAPRAKQRFKSWLLTRWASWLRAALQSLLVFPLMRSFMKLKVEGREHLDAIPLPAVFMPNHVSYLDSMALAMALPRRIRKRLAFAAAQDVVYGEFKSVAWLIEFAFNTFPFPRHEHEHIQHGLDYAGRLLDRGWCVVVYPEGKMSETGALLPLQRGAGLIAVEADVCVVPLKISGTNAIVPCGKIMPRRRGVVTVRFGTPVKFSRRDSIADVTNRLQAVMREM; via the coding sequence ATGCTGCTGACACACATTCTTGAACGAAGCACGCAGGAGTTTCCTGAACGGACCGCCCTGGTCATGCGCATGGGTTACCGCACCGTGACGCTGAATTACCGCGAGGCGTACGAACTCGCGCGCAGGATCGCCTGCCTGTTGCAGCAACACGGCGTAATGCCGGGCGATCGCGTGATCGTGCTGGCGCCCAACTCGCCTTACTGGATCTGTGTGTTCTGGGCCACGCTGCTCTGTGGCGCGGCAATAGTGCCGCTTAATATCCAGAGCACTGCCAGAATGATCGCTGACATCGCCAGCCACACCGGCGCGAAGGTCATCTTCAAGTACCGCTATCTCAAGGAAGCACTGCCCGGCGGTGTGCCGGTTTATGACATCGAATTCATCAAGGAAGATGTTGCCGGCATTGACGCCGCTGCCTTCAAAAAAGTGCAGGCGGCGGAGCATGATCTGGTCGAAATCATGTACACCTCCGGCACCACGGGCGAGCCGAAGGGGGTGATGCTGACGCACGCCAATCTCTATTCCAACGTGACCGCGATCGCTGCCGGCATTCCGCTCACGCCGCAGGATCGCCTGCTCTCCATTCTTCCCCTGAGCCATATCCTGGAACAGACGGCCGGCTTTCTGCTGCCGTTCAGCGCCGGTGCGCGCATCGTGTTTACCCCCACGCCCGCAGCGATTGCCGGTCTGCTCCCGCAGCACCGCATCACAAAAATGGTTGCCGTGCCCGAGTTTCTCAAAGTGATGATGAGTAAAATCGAAGAGCGTGCGGCGGCGCGTGGTTTTCCCCTCGCGGCCTTGCGGAACCTGGCACAGCGCCTGCCGCTCAAGTCGCTTCAGCGCCTGCTGTTCTTTCCGGTGCACAGAACGTTCGGTGGCAGGCTGGAGACCATCGCCTGCGGCGGCGCGCCGCTCGATGTAGCGCTGGAGAAAAAGTGGGAGGCGCTCGGCATCACCCTGCTGCAGGGCTACGGTCTCACCGAAACCTCGCCCGTAGTGACCAACAACACCCGCAAACATCATCGTTCCGGCTCGGTGGGGCGTGTCTTGCCCGGCGTTGCCGTCAAAATCGCCGACGACGGAGAGATACTGGTCAAGGGACTGAATGTATTTTCCGGCTACTTTAATGACGAGCAAAAGACGCGCGCCGTGTTCGACGCGGAGGGCTGGTTCCACACCGGCGATATCGGGGCAGTGGATCAGGACGGGTTTTTATTCATCAAGGGCAGAAAAAAGTACGTGATCATGGGCCCCGGGGCCCAGAACGTCTACCCCGAGGACATCGAGTGCGAGCTCAATAAAATTGCCGGCGTGAAGGACAGCTGTGTAGTGGGGCTCGACAGGCCAGGCGGCCAGGTGGATATCCATGCCGTGCTGCTGCTCGACGCCGCAGTACCGGAAGCACCGCAGGCGGCCGACATCATCGCCGCCGTCAATCAGCATCTTGCCTCGTATCAGCGCATCACCAGCGGGTCGCTCTGGCCGCTTGACGACTTCCCGCGCTCCGCCACGCACAAGATAAAGCGCGAGCCGGTGCTGGCGCATCTCATCACCCATGTGACGGACGGCGAAAAGGCTGCACCCGGCGGTGAAAAAACCATACTCATGCGCCTGCTGGCCTCGCTCACCGGCCAGCCACTGGCGCGCATCAACGACGCCACGCAACTGGTTGCGGACCTCAATCTGGATTCACTGTTGCGCATCGAGCTGGTGATGCGCCTTGAGGAGACCTTCGGCGTGGCCATAGATGAGACGGCCATCACACACACCACCACGGTTGCGCAACTCGAGGTCATGACCCGGGCGGGAACCGCTCCGCGGGCAAAGCAGCGTTTCAAGAGCTGGCTGCTGACACGCTGGGCGTCCTGGCTGAGGGCGGCCTTGCAGTCTCTGCTGGTGTTTCCACTCATGCGCAGCTTCATGAAACTCAAGGTCGAAGGGCGTGAGCATCTCGATGCGATTCCACTGCCCGCCGTCTTTATGCCCAATCACGTGAGCTATCTCGACTCCATGGCGCTGGCAATGGCCTTGCCGCGCCGCATCCGCAAGCGATTGGCCTTCGCCGCGGCGCAGGATGTGGTGTACGGGGAATTCAAGTCGGTCGCCTGGCTGATTGAGTTTGCCTTCAATACCTTTCCCTTCCCGCGTCACGAACACGAGCACATCCAACACGGGCTCGACTATGCGGGCAGGCTGCTGGATCGCGGTTGGTGCGTGGTCGTATACCCGGAGGGCAAGATGAGCGAAACCGGTGCCCTGCTTCCGCTGCAACGCGGCGCCGGCCTCATCGCGGTCGAAGCGGATGTCTGCGTCGTCCCTCTGAAAATCAGCGGCACAAACGCCATTGTGCCTTGCGGCAAGATCATGCCCAGAAGACGCGGCGTGGTCACGGTACGCTTCGGCACACCCGTTAAATTCAGCCGCCGCGATTCCATTGCTGATGTCACCAACAGGCTACAGGCCGTAATGCGGGAGATGTGA
- a CDS encoding type II toxin-antitoxin system RelE/ParE family toxin, whose amino-acid sequence MIKTFKCKETKALFHGRFSAKLPQAIQRKAVIKLNMLHAASRLDTLRVPPSNHLEVLRGDRKGQHSIRINEQWRVCFVWRGNNAFEVEIVDYH is encoded by the coding sequence GTGATCAAGACCTTTAAGTGCAAGGAAACCAAGGCACTTTTTCATGGCCGCTTTTCCGCTAAATTGCCGCAGGCGATTCAGCGCAAAGCGGTGATTAAACTCAACATGCTGCATGCCGCTAGCCGTCTGGACACATTGCGTGTGCCGCCGTCGAATCATTTAGAAGTGCTGCGCGGGGACAGGAAGGGCCAGCACAGTATCCGCATCAATGAGCAATGGCGGGTTTGTTTCGTGTGGCGAGGCAACAATGCCTTTGAAGTCGAGATTGTTGATTACCATTGA
- a CDS encoding HigA family addiction module antitoxin, translating into MTKRDFPPIHPGEVLLTEFLEPLGVSQYRLAKSIKVTPRRINEIAHGRRAITADTALRLGRFFGMEAEFWLNLQSHYDMEVAQVALNGRLEKDVQPLKAA; encoded by the coding sequence ATGACTAAGCGCGATTTCCCACCGATTCATCCCGGCGAAGTTCTGTTGACAGAGTTTCTTGAGCCCTTGGGCGTGAGCCAGTACCGGCTTGCCAAGAGCATTAAGGTTACGCCGCGCCGCATCAATGAAATTGCACATGGCCGCCGCGCCATTACTGCGGATACCGCGCTTCGGCTTGGCCGGTTCTTCGGCATGGAGGCGGAGTTCTGGCTTAACTTACAGTCTCATTACGATATGGAAGTCGCGCAAGTGGCCTTGAATGGCCGTCTGGAAAAAGATGTGCAGCCTTTAAAAGCCGCGTAG
- the vsr gene encoding DNA mismatch endonuclease Vsr: protein MVDIVDTATRSRMMAGIRGRNTKPEILVRSLLHRQGFRFRLHVRDLPGKPDIVLPRYRATIFVHGCFWHGHDCPYFKWPRTRPDFWRKKIRHNRANDHKARQALQAADWRVGIVWECAIRGADKDIEGVARRIGKWLHSNRLLMEARG, encoded by the coding sequence ATGGTTGACATTGTAGACACCGCAACCCGAAGCCGGATGATGGCCGGTATTCGGGGGCGGAACACCAAGCCGGAGATACTTGTTCGCAGCTTGCTGCACCGGCAGGGTTTCCGGTTCCGGCTGCATGTGCGCGATCTTCCAGGAAAACCGGATATTGTGTTGCCACGCTACCGCGCTACCATTTTTGTCCATGGCTGTTTCTGGCACGGCCATGACTGCCCGTACTTCAAGTGGCCAAGAACCCGCCCAGACTTCTGGCGGAAGAAGATCAGGCACAACCGTGCCAACGACCACAAGGCAAGACAGGCGTTGCAGGCTGCGGATTGGCGTGTCGGCATCGTGTGGGAGTGCGCCATTCGGGGCGCGGACAAAGATATTGAAGGTGTAGCACGTCGTATCGGCAAATGGCTGCACAGCAACAGGCTACTCATGGAGGCAAGGGGATGA
- the hypE gene encoding hydrogenase expression/formation protein HypE — MQDTHITLAHGNGGRYMRELVEELFARHLANPALDIQADAVPLALPAGDIMLTTDGFIVQPLEFPGGDIGTLAVHGTVNDLAVAGATPLYLSLNTFIEEGFEIARLTRIVESLARAAKETGVRVVAGDTKVVPRGEGGGLYLATSGVGVRDPQLHLGINRIQEGDVILVSGPVGDHAVAVLLAREQFGLSGSVQSDLACVLPLTRALHALPGLRFMRDPTRGGLATVAHDICRATGLGLHLKESAIPLRAAVRSVCDILGYDPLYLACEGRVVAVMAPDQADAALAAWHALPPGNEAAIIGQVTAAKPHVVLETPLGGSRILQELEDDPLPRIC; from the coding sequence ATGCAGGACACCCACATCACCCTCGCCCACGGCAACGGCGGGCGCTACATGCGCGAACTGGTGGAGGAACTGTTCGCACGCCACCTTGCGAATCCGGCGCTCGATATCCAGGCCGATGCCGTTCCGCTCGCCCTGCCTGCGGGAGACATCATGCTGACCACCGATGGCTTCATCGTGCAGCCGCTGGAATTTCCCGGCGGCGACATCGGCACGCTGGCGGTACACGGCACGGTGAACGATCTTGCCGTCGCGGGCGCGACGCCGCTCTATCTCAGCCTCAACACCTTCATTGAGGAAGGCTTCGAAATCGCGCGACTCACCCGCATCGTCGAAAGCCTGGCGCGCGCGGCGAAGGAAACGGGTGTGCGCGTAGTAGCGGGCGACACCAAGGTGGTGCCGCGCGGCGAAGGCGGCGGATTATATCTCGCCACCAGCGGCGTCGGCGTGCGCGATCCGCAATTGCACCTGGGCATAAACCGGATACAGGAAGGCGACGTGATTCTGGTGAGCGGCCCGGTGGGCGACCACGCCGTTGCCGTGCTGCTCGCGCGCGAGCAGTTCGGCTTGAGCGGCAGCGTCCAGTCAGACCTCGCCTGCGTGCTGCCGCTCACGCGCGCGTTGCATGCATTGCCGGGACTGCGCTTCATGCGCGACCCGACGCGCGGCGGGCTTGCCACCGTCGCACACGACATCTGCCGCGCCACGGGATTGGGCCTGCATCTCAAGGAGAGCGCCATCCCGCTGCGCGCTGCCGTGCGCAGCGTGTGCGACATCCTCGGCTACGACCCGCTTTATCTCGCCTGCGAAGGACGCGTGGTCGCGGTGATGGCGCCCGACCAGGCCGACGCGGCGCTTGCCGCGTGGCACGCATTGCCACCCGGCAACGAAGCCGCCATCATCGGCCAGGTGACGGCCGCCAAACCGCACGTCGTACTGGAGACACCGCTCGGCGGCAGCCGCATACTGCAAGAACTGGAAGACGACCCGCTGCCGCGCATTTGCTGA
- the hypF gene encoding carbamoyltransferase HypF, whose product MTAALLPASIATHCARSWVLAGRVQGVGFRPFVYRLAHDCGICGWVRNRSGQVEIFAQGDGASLERFGQRLLSDAPPLAQPQVLSSEHTPLLPLDEFSILPSTECAPAHVHLAPDYFTCADCLAELHNPGDRRYRYPFINCTQCGPRYTIIRRLPYDRANTTLAGFALCAQCRAEYQNPLDRRFHAEPLACPACGPQLSFKAAADKTIIGAAALAACVAALREGEIIAVKGVGGYHLLCDARSDAAVLRLRATKPRPHKPLAVMFPLHGADGLDAVREAAEVDAIAAQLLRDPMRPIVLVTQRSAANLSGHIAPGLDEIGALLPYSPLHHLLLEDFGAPLVATSANVSGEPVLTANEETQTRLAHVTDAFLHHDRPIQRPADDAVFRIIAGQPRPLRLGRGGTPLELELPFELSRPVLATGGHMKNTIALAWHNRVVISPHIGDLGTPRGLEVFEQVIEDLQTLYGVRAEKILCDAHPDYAGTRWARRWNRRSGLPLTQVWHHHAHASGVAGEFPAIKNWLVFTWDGVGLGEDGTLWGGEALLGGAGHWWRAASLRPFHLPGGERSAREPWRSALALCWESNQAWHNGPAEDTALLLHAWQRRINAPQTSAVGRLFDAAAALLGLVHTASFEGQGPMTLEAVSRAGAPPVNLPLQRNAHGLWRTDWAPLVPLLLDEHVAVAERASIFHASLAHALLQQARMLRDEHGVNDVGLSGGVFQNRILAEHALRLLQDEGFAVHLPRRVPCNDGGLSYGQIIEAAQH is encoded by the coding sequence ATGACCGCAGCGCTGTTGCCCGCATCTATCGCCACCCATTGCGCGCGCAGCTGGGTGCTGGCCGGGCGCGTGCAGGGGGTGGGTTTCCGTCCTTTCGTGTACCGTCTGGCGCATGACTGCGGCATTTGTGGCTGGGTGCGTAACCGGTCCGGGCAGGTGGAGATTTTCGCGCAGGGCGACGGCGCATCGCTGGAACGGTTCGGCCAGCGATTGTTGAGTGATGCGCCACCGCTAGCGCAGCCGCAGGTATTGTCGAGTGAACACACGCCGTTGCTACCGCTGGATGAGTTCAGCATTTTGCCAAGCACAGAATGCGCGCCCGCCCACGTACATCTCGCGCCCGATTATTTCACCTGCGCGGACTGTCTCGCTGAACTGCATAACCCCGGCGACCGCCGTTATCGTTATCCCTTCATCAACTGCACCCAGTGCGGCCCGCGCTACACCATCATCCGCCGCCTGCCTTATGACCGCGCCAACACCACTCTCGCGGGGTTTGCGTTGTGCGCGCAGTGCCGCGCGGAATATCAAAACCCGCTGGACCGGCGCTTTCATGCCGAGCCGCTCGCCTGCCCTGCCTGCGGCCCGCAATTGTCTTTTAAGGCAGCAGCGGATAAAACCATTATCGGTGCCGCTGCGCTTGCCGCGTGCGTAGCCGCACTGCGCGAGGGGGAAATCATCGCCGTGAAGGGCGTCGGCGGCTATCACCTGCTGTGCGATGCGCGTAGCGACGCCGCCGTGCTGCGTTTGCGCGCCACCAAGCCGCGTCCGCACAAGCCGCTCGCCGTGATGTTCCCCCTGCATGGGGCAGACGGTCTTGACGCCGTGCGTGAGGCGGCAGAGGTCGACGCGATTGCGGCGCAACTGCTGCGCGACCCCATGCGTCCGATTGTGCTCGTCACCCAACGCAGCGCAGCGAATCTCTCCGGACACATCGCGCCCGGCCTGGATGAAATCGGCGCCCTGCTGCCTTACAGCCCTCTGCATCATTTATTGTTGGAAGATTTTGGCGCGCCGCTGGTGGCGACGTCCGCCAATGTCAGCGGCGAGCCGGTCCTCACTGCCAACGAGGAAACACAAACGCGCCTCGCGCACGTGACCGATGCCTTCCTGCACCATGACCGCCCCATCCAGCGCCCGGCGGACGATGCCGTGTTTCGCATCATTGCCGGGCAGCCGCGTCCGTTGCGCCTCGGCCGCGGCGGCACGCCGCTGGAACTGGAACTGCCGTTTGAGTTGTCCCGGCCCGTGCTGGCGACCGGCGGCCACATGAAAAATACCATTGCCCTCGCCTGGCACAACCGCGTGGTGATCTCGCCGCACATCGGCGACCTCGGAACGCCGCGCGGCCTCGAAGTATTCGAACAGGTGATTGAGGATTTACAAACGCTCTATGGCGTACGCGCCGAAAAAATCCTGTGCGACGCCCATCCCGATTACGCCGGTACGCGCTGGGCCCGGCGCTGGAACAGGCGCAGCGGGTTGCCGCTGACACAGGTCTGGCATCATCACGCGCATGCCTCCGGCGTCGCAGGCGAATTTCCCGCGATAAAAAACTGGCTGGTGTTTACCTGGGACGGCGTGGGCCTGGGTGAGGACGGCACCCTGTGGGGCGGCGAGGCCTTGCTGGGAGGCGCCGGGCACTGGTGGCGTGCGGCCAGCCTGCGGCCGTTTCATCTCCCCGGCGGCGAAAGGTCCGCGCGCGAACCGTGGCGCAGCGCGCTCGCCCTGTGCTGGGAATCGAATCAGGCGTGGCACAACGGCCCGGCGGAGGACACCGCGCTGCTGCTGCACGCGTGGCAACGGCGCATCAACGCACCGCAAACCAGCGCGGTGGGCCGATTGTTCGATGCCGCCGCCGCACTGCTCGGCTTGGTACACACTGCCAGCTTTGAAGGGCAGGGGCCGATGACGCTGGAGGCAGTCAGCCGCGCGGGTGCACCCCCTGTCAACTTACCGTTGCAGCGCAACGCGCACGGCCTCTGGCGCACCGACTGGGCGCCGCTCGTGCCGCTATTGCTTGATGAACATGTTGCCGTCGCTGAACGCGCGAGTATTTTTCACGCCAGCCTCGCGCACGCGCTGCTGCAACAGGCGCGCATGCTGCGCGATGAACACGGCGTAAACGACGTGGGCCTGAGCGGCGGCGTATTTCAAAACCGCATCCTCGCCGAACACGCACTGCGTCTGTTGCAGGATGAGGGGTTTGCCGTCCATCTTCCGCGCCGCGTCCCCTGCAATGACGGCGGGCTCAGTTACGGACAAATCATCGAGGCGGCACAGCACTGA
- a CDS encoding M28 family peptidase: MTTEITAARLTAHVRELAEVIGERNVFHPQALHAAATYITQEWQQQGYTVNPQTYDVSGVACSNLEVTRSGSSKPDEIILIGAHYDTVAGSPGADDNASGIAALLEISRTFVALAPERTVRFVAFVNEESPFFFWETMGSLVYARAARKRGDNIQLMISLEMLGCYSAAEGSQGYPPLLRFFYPDKGDFIALVSDLRSRPLLRRFTSLFRAHSDFPVQQLATFFLVPGVALSDHFSFWRQGYRALMITDTAFYRNRHYHTAGDTPDKIDYVALTRVTEGIHRALAEFSAARPA, from the coding sequence GTGACTACTGAAATCACGGCAGCGCGCCTTACCGCTCACGTGCGGGAGCTTGCCGAGGTAATCGGTGAGCGCAATGTCTTTCACCCGCAGGCGCTGCACGCCGCCGCTACGTACATCACGCAGGAGTGGCAGCAACAGGGCTATACGGTCAACCCGCAAACCTATGACGTCTCCGGCGTGGCCTGCTCCAATCTCGAAGTCACACGCAGTGGCAGCAGCAAGCCCGATGAAATCATACTCATCGGCGCGCATTATGATACCGTCGCGGGCAGCCCCGGCGCTGATGACAACGCGAGCGGCATCGCGGCGCTACTGGAAATTTCCCGAACCTTCGTTGCGCTCGCGCCGGAGCGGACGGTGCGCTTTGTCGCCTTTGTGAATGAAGAGTCGCCCTTTTTCTTCTGGGAGACCATGGGCAGTCTGGTCTATGCACGCGCCGCGCGCAAACGCGGCGATAACATCCAGCTCATGATCTCGCTCGAAATGCTGGGCTGTTACAGCGCAGCAGAGGGCAGCCAGGGCTATCCGCCGCTGCTCCGGTTTTTCTACCCCGACAAGGGCGACTTCATCGCCCTTGTTTCCGATTTGCGCTCACGCCCCCTGCTGCGCCGCTTCACCTCCCTCTTCCGCGCCCACTCGGATTTCCCCGTGCAGCAGCTTGCCACCTTCTTTCTTGTCCCCGGTGTCGCATTGAGTGATCACTTCTCCTTCTGGCGTCAGGGCTACCGCGCGCTGATGATCACGGACACCGCGTTTTACCGCAACCGTCACTATCACACCGCCGGCGACACGCCGGACAAAATCGATTACGTCGCGCTCACCCGCGTCACCGAGGGCATCCACCGGGCTTTGGCAGAATTCTCGGCGGCGCGCCCGGCCTGA
- the dcm gene encoding DNA (cytosine-5-)-methyltransferase has translation MTQPQPIDLLKQARARYSQRELAALLDVDIRTVRRWEVRETDPPPYLADAIRQRILPLAAVDENVADDSFSFIDLFAGIGGIRLGFEAHGGRCVFTSEWNSFAQKTYLANFPQDTVHTFAGDITSIDERDVPNHDVLLAGFPCQPFSIAGVSKKNALGHPHGFECATQGTLFFDVARIIAAKRPKAFLLENVKNLLSHDKGNTFRVILQTLRDELGYDVHYKVIDGQHFVPQHRERIIIVGFREKTGFSWNDLQLPAKGPRLSSILHPQDGSEAPEEPFTTGPKAVVSSKYTLTPKLWAYLQAYAEKHRAAGNGFGFGLAGPDNVARTLSARYYKDGSEILISQGKRKRPRRLTPRECARLMGFPDDFRIPVSDTQAYRQFGNSVVVPVMREIARIMAPRVIELIQQEKSGVHQAPLIVA, from the coding sequence ATGACACAACCACAGCCCATCGACCTGCTGAAGCAGGCTCGCGCCCGCTATAGCCAAAGAGAGCTTGCCGCACTGCTCGACGTGGATATCCGTACCGTCCGCCGTTGGGAGGTGCGAGAAACCGACCCACCACCCTATCTGGCCGATGCCATACGGCAGCGGATATTGCCTTTGGCGGCAGTCGATGAAAATGTAGCCGATGATTCGTTTAGCTTCATTGATCTTTTCGCAGGAATTGGCGGAATCCGGCTGGGCTTCGAAGCCCACGGCGGGCGTTGTGTGTTTACCAGCGAATGGAACAGCTTCGCCCAAAAGACCTATCTGGCCAATTTCCCGCAGGACACCGTCCATACTTTCGCGGGCGACATCACCAGCATTGATGAAAGGGATGTCCCCAATCATGACGTGTTGCTGGCCGGGTTCCCGTGTCAGCCATTCAGTATCGCCGGTGTGTCCAAGAAGAACGCGCTTGGCCACCCGCACGGGTTTGAGTGCGCCACGCAAGGCACGCTGTTTTTCGATGTGGCCCGCATCATCGCAGCCAAGCGGCCAAAGGCGTTCCTGCTGGAGAACGTCAAGAACCTGCTCTCGCACGACAAGGGCAATACTTTCCGCGTAATTCTGCAAACCCTGCGGGATGAACTCGGCTACGACGTGCATTACAAGGTCATTGATGGCCAGCACTTCGTTCCGCAGCACCGCGAACGGATCATCATCGTCGGGTTCCGCGAGAAAACCGGGTTTTCGTGGAACGACCTGCAACTGCCCGCGAAAGGCCCGCGCCTGTCCTCAATCCTGCATCCGCAGGACGGCAGCGAAGCACCGGAAGAACCATTCACAACTGGCCCGAAGGCAGTGGTGAGCAGCAAATACACGTTGACGCCGAAACTGTGGGCTTATCTGCAAGCCTATGCGGAAAAGCACCGCGCAGCCGGTAACGGCTTTGGCTTCGGTCTGGCAGGCCCTGATAATGTGGCACGCACCCTGTCGGCCCGTTACTACAAGGACGGCTCCGAAATCCTCATTTCACAAGGCAAGCGCAAGCGGCCCCGCCGCCTGACGCCGCGCGAATGCGCGCGGCTCATGGGGTTTCCGGATGACTTCAGGATTCCAGTGAGTGACACACAAGCGTATCGTCAATTCGGAAACAGTGTTGTTGTGCCGGTCATGCGCGAGATCGCTCGAATTATGGCGCCACGTGTCATTGAACTGATACAGCAGGAGAAAAGTGGCGTCCATCAGGCGCCGCTGATTGTTGCATGA
- a CDS encoding type II restriction endonuclease, with amino-acid sequence MKQGYLSQYFDGVALKRLSAVEADVIRSNQHEFNGVEGLRSILGEPDGKVRYEAKFLYLTDNDAEPIIEDGFLTWYDARQKARLERGVNRCEYRLYFPTNLVSQCATAGDLLVIAKRPDNTLLAIVAEKDTTIARQIMWLFGFSELTHPGFSIREELETEQDRVEFASRFILESIGVVVETTEETWLDAMLEKFKGSFPTTREFSAYARSTLKDVNPQDGPDDVLMVWMEREEILFRTLERHLIGDRLAKGFDGDVDSFIGFSLSVQNRRKSRVGLALENHLELMFDECGIRYSRAAVTENKTKPDFIFPGQVQYHDPAFNPLNLTMLGVKSTCKDRWRQVLAEADRIERKHLLTLEAAISTNQTDEMQAKNLQLVLPRSLHGTYTEAQQAWLLDVSGFTSLVRERQNA; translated from the coding sequence ATGAAGCAGGGCTATCTATCGCAATATTTCGATGGTGTTGCACTGAAACGTCTAAGCGCCGTTGAGGCGGATGTAATCCGTTCGAACCAGCACGAGTTCAACGGCGTTGAGGGACTGCGCAGCATTCTCGGCGAACCGGACGGGAAAGTCCGGTATGAGGCAAAGTTTCTATATCTCACCGATAACGATGCTGAACCCATCATCGAAGATGGCTTCCTGACTTGGTATGACGCCCGGCAGAAAGCCCGTCTTGAGCGCGGGGTGAACCGATGTGAATACCGGCTCTACTTCCCGACCAACCTGGTATCGCAGTGCGCGACCGCTGGTGATTTGTTGGTGATTGCAAAGCGCCCGGACAACACCTTGCTGGCGATCGTGGCCGAAAAAGACACCACCATTGCGCGGCAAATCATGTGGCTGTTCGGTTTTTCCGAACTGACCCATCCCGGATTTTCGATTCGTGAGGAACTGGAAACCGAACAGGACAGGGTTGAATTTGCATCCCGCTTCATTCTTGAAAGCATCGGTGTTGTCGTCGAGACAACTGAGGAAACCTGGCTGGATGCCATGCTTGAAAAATTCAAGGGCAGCTTTCCAACAACAAGGGAGTTCTCCGCCTATGCCCGTTCCACTCTGAAGGATGTAAACCCGCAGGATGGGCCGGATGATGTATTGATGGTCTGGATGGAACGGGAGGAAATCCTGTTCCGCACCCTCGAACGGCATCTCATAGGAGATCGCCTTGCAAAGGGCTTTGATGGTGACGTGGATAGCTTCATTGGGTTCTCGCTTTCAGTGCAGAACCGTCGAAAAAGCCGCGTTGGCCTTGCACTCGAAAACCATCTTGAACTGATGTTTGACGAATGCGGCATACGCTATTCACGTGCCGCTGTCACGGAAAACAAAACAAAGCCAGACTTCATTTTTCCGGGGCAGGTCCAATATCACGACCCGGCATTCAATCCCCTGAACCTGACCATGCTTGGTGTGAAATCAACATGCAAAGACCGCTGGCGGCAGGTGCTGGCGGAAGCCGACCGTATCGAGCGCAAACACCTGCTCACGCTGGAAGCGGCCATCAGCACCAACCAGACCGATGAAATGCAGGCCAAGAACCTGCAACTTGTCTTGCCACGTAGCCTGCATGGCACCTACACGGAAGCGCAGCAAGCATGGCTGCTGGACGTATCAGGATTCACTTCCTTGGTGCGTGAACGACAGAACGCCTAG